The [Actinobacillus] rossii genome contains a region encoding:
- a CDS encoding ABC transporter-like protein has protein sequence MEEKMRGHALIEVKNLTFKRGDRTIYDNLNLRVEKGKITAIMGPSGIGKTTLLKLIGGQLYPEQGEILFDGKDICRMSNRDLYKVRQRMGMLFQSGALFTDISTFDNVAFPIREHTKLPEELIRKIVLMKLESVGLRGAANLMPSELSGGMARRAALARTIALDPDLIMYDEPFTGQDPISMGVIISLIKRLNEALNLTSIVVSHDVQEVLSIADYAYIIADKRIIAEGTPASLLQSKDPQVLQFIQGKEDGPVRFHYPANDYLGDLFQ, from the coding sequence ATGGAAGAAAAAATGCGTGGGCATGCACTGATTGAAGTGAAAAATCTCACCTTCAAACGTGGCGACAGAACCATTTATGATAATCTCAATTTGCGTGTAGAAAAGGGCAAGATTACCGCAATTATGGGACCGTCAGGCATTGGTAAAACAACGCTATTAAAGCTCATTGGTGGTCAGTTATATCCAGAGCAAGGCGAAATTTTATTTGATGGCAAAGATATTTGCCGAATGTCAAATCGCGATTTATATAAAGTACGCCAACGTATGGGGATGTTGTTTCAATCCGGTGCGCTATTTACGGATATTTCTACTTTCGATAATGTCGCCTTTCCTATTCGTGAACATACTAAACTGCCAGAAGAATTAATTCGTAAAATTGTATTGATGAAATTAGAGTCGGTAGGATTACGTGGAGCGGCAAATTTAATGCCTTCAGAACTTTCGGGCGGTATGGCGCGTCGAGCCGCGTTGGCGCGAACTATTGCTCTTGATCCTGATTTAATTATGTATGATGAACCTTTTACAGGGCAGGATCCTATTAGTATGGGCGTCATTATCAGTTTAATTAAACGCTTAAATGAGGCACTGAATTTGACATCGATTGTTGTGTCTCATGATGTGCAAGAAGTATTAAGTATTGCAGATTATGCATACATTATTGCGGACAAACGTATTATTGCAGAAGGCACTCCAGCGAGCCTTCTTCAAAGTAAAGATCCACAGGTCCTGCAGTTTATTCAGGGTAAGGAGGATGGGCCAGTTCGTTTCCATTATCCTGCGAATGATTATTTAGGAGATTTATTCCAATGA
- the mlaE gene encoding permease, giving the protein MIVKLISSLGASAIKSVRAIGRSGFMLFGSLIGKPEFRKHTPLLIKQLHVLGVQSLLIILLSGFFIGMVLGLQGYVVLVDFAAEANVGQLVALSLLRELGPVVTALLFAGRAGSALTAEIGLMKATEQLSSLEMMAVDPLRRVIAPRFWGGVIAMPILAVLFTAVGVIGGSLVGVDWKGIDSGSFWSVMQNAVDTKDLLYGFIKSVVFAFAVVWIALFNGYDCIPTSEGISQATTKTVVHSSLMVLGLDFVLTAMMFGA; this is encoded by the coding sequence ATGATCGTGAAATTAATCTCTAGTTTAGGCGCAAGTGCGATCAAATCTGTACGAGCCATTGGGCGTTCAGGATTTATGTTATTCGGTAGTTTAATTGGTAAACCTGAGTTTCGTAAACATACGCCATTGTTAATCAAACAGTTACATGTTCTTGGGGTGCAATCTTTACTGATTATTTTGCTGTCAGGCTTTTTCATCGGTATGGTATTGGGCTTGCAAGGCTACGTGGTTTTGGTGGATTTTGCTGCTGAAGCGAATGTTGGGCAATTGGTTGCACTTTCATTATTACGTGAATTAGGGCCTGTTGTGACCGCACTTTTATTTGCCGGTCGAGCTGGGTCAGCGTTAACGGCGGAAATTGGTTTAATGAAAGCCACAGAACAGCTTTCAAGTTTGGAAATGATGGCGGTGGATCCATTGCGCCGTGTCATTGCACCACGTTTTTGGGGCGGTGTGATTGCGATGCCAATCCTTGCGGTGTTGTTTACGGCAGTAGGCGTCATCGGTGGTTCTTTAGTTGGTGTGGACTGGAAAGGGATTGATAGCGGTTCGTTTTGGTCTGTAATGCAAAATGCAGTCGATACAAAAGACTTACTTTATGGCTTTATTAAGAGTGTCGTTTTTGCCTTTGCCGTGGTATGGATTGCTTTATTTAATGGTTATGATTGTATACCGACGTCAGAAGGTATCAGTCAAGCGACGACAAAAACCGTGGTGCATTCGTCATTGATGGTGTTAGGTTTAGATTTTGTGTTAACAGCGATGATGT